From a region of the Eublepharis macularius isolate TG4126 chromosome 7, MPM_Emac_v1.0, whole genome shotgun sequence genome:
- the GRINA gene encoding protein lifeguard 1 isoform X1, with translation MSHEKSFLVSGDPFPGQQPPVPPGYAQPPYPTAPYPQPQFQPAAYAQPGYPAAGPYPQGPYPAAGPYPQGPYPAAGPYPQGPYPQGPYPQGPYPQGPYGQPHPVGPVDQDCGTRPPVYVIWRSGTVASRIAPLHSNYHEDGPPSYYDNQDFPTTNWDDKNIRQAFIRKVFLVLTLQLSVTFAFVAIFTFVDGVKGFVRKNVWTYYVSYVIFFISLIILSCCGEFRRKHPWNLVALSVLTLCLSYMVGMIASFYNTDAVFMAVGITAVVCFTVVLFSLQTKYDFTSCHGVLIVCLVVLIVFSILCIFIQNRILQIVYASLGALLFTCFLAVDTQMILGNKQLAISPEEYVFAALNLYTDIINIFLYILAIIGRAKE, from the exons ATGTCGCACGAGAAGAGCTTTCTGGTGTCGGGCGACCCTTTTCCTGGACAGCAGCCCCCAGTTCCACCAGGCTATGCCCAGCCTCCATACCCAACAGCTCCCTATCCACAGCCACAGTTCCAACCGGCAGCCTATGCCCAGCCTGGCTACCCCGCTGCGGGGCCCTACCCACAGGGACCCTACCCAGCTGCAGGGCCCTACCCGCAAGGGCCCTACCCAGCTGCGGGGCCCTACCCGCAAGgaccctaccctcaggggccctacCCGCAGGgaccctaccctcaggggccttATGGCCAACCACATCCTGTCGGCCCTGTGGACCAAGACT GTGGAACAAGGCCCCCTGTCtatgtgatctggagatcaggcaCCGTGGCCTCCAGGATTG CACCGCTGCACAGTAACTACCATGAAGACGGGCCTCCCTCCTATTACGACAACCAGGATTTCCCCACTACGAACTGGGACGATAAAAACATCCGCCAGGCCTTCATTCGCAAG GTGTTCCTCGTGCTGACCCTTCAGCTCTCCGTCACCTTTGCCTTCGTGGCCATCTTCACCTTTGTGGACGGCGTGAAGGGCTTTGTGAGGAAAAATGTCTGGACCTACTACGTCTCCTACGTCATCTTCTTCATTTCGCTCATTATTCTCAGCTGCTGTGGAGAGTTCCGGCGCAAGCACCCCTGGAACCTTGTTGCCCTG TCCGTCTTGACCCTGTGCCTCTCCTACATGGTGGGCATGATCGCCAGCTTCTACAACACGGACGCTGTCTTCATGGCGGTGGGCATCACAGCTGTTGTCTGCTTCACCGTCGTTCTGTTCTCCTTGCAG ACCAAGTATGACTTCACCTCCTGCCACGGCGTGCTCATCGTCTGCCTGGTGGTGCTCATCGTCTTCTCCATCCTGTGCATCTTTATCCAGAACCGCATCTTGCAGATTGTCTACGCCTCCCTCGGAGCCCTTCTCTTCACTTGT TTCCTGGCTGTGGACACTCAGATGATCCTGGGGAACAAGCAGCTGGCCATCAGTCCGGAGGAGTACGTCTTTGCAGCCCTCAACCTCTACACAGACATTATTAACATCTTCCTTTACATCTTGGCCATCATCGGGCGTGCCAAGGAGTAG
- the GRINA gene encoding protein lifeguard 1 isoform X2 encodes MSHEKSFLVSGDPFPGQQPPVPPGYAQPPYPTAPYPQPQFQPAAYAQPGYPAAGPYPQGPYPAAGPYPQGPYPAAGPYPQGPYPQGPYPQGPYPQGPYGQPHPVGPVDQDSPLHSNYHEDGPPSYYDNQDFPTTNWDDKNIRQAFIRKVFLVLTLQLSVTFAFVAIFTFVDGVKGFVRKNVWTYYVSYVIFFISLIILSCCGEFRRKHPWNLVALSVLTLCLSYMVGMIASFYNTDAVFMAVGITAVVCFTVVLFSLQTKYDFTSCHGVLIVCLVVLIVFSILCIFIQNRILQIVYASLGALLFTCFLAVDTQMILGNKQLAISPEEYVFAALNLYTDIINIFLYILAIIGRAKE; translated from the exons ATGTCGCACGAGAAGAGCTTTCTGGTGTCGGGCGACCCTTTTCCTGGACAGCAGCCCCCAGTTCCACCAGGCTATGCCCAGCCTCCATACCCAACAGCTCCCTATCCACAGCCACAGTTCCAACCGGCAGCCTATGCCCAGCCTGGCTACCCCGCTGCGGGGCCCTACCCACAGGGACCCTACCCAGCTGCAGGGCCCTACCCGCAAGGGCCCTACCCAGCTGCGGGGCCCTACCCGCAAGgaccctaccctcaggggccctacCCGCAGGgaccctaccctcaggggccttATGGCCAACCACATCCTGTCGGCCCTGTGGACCAAGACT CACCGCTGCACAGTAACTACCATGAAGACGGGCCTCCCTCCTATTACGACAACCAGGATTTCCCCACTACGAACTGGGACGATAAAAACATCCGCCAGGCCTTCATTCGCAAG GTGTTCCTCGTGCTGACCCTTCAGCTCTCCGTCACCTTTGCCTTCGTGGCCATCTTCACCTTTGTGGACGGCGTGAAGGGCTTTGTGAGGAAAAATGTCTGGACCTACTACGTCTCCTACGTCATCTTCTTCATTTCGCTCATTATTCTCAGCTGCTGTGGAGAGTTCCGGCGCAAGCACCCCTGGAACCTTGTTGCCCTG TCCGTCTTGACCCTGTGCCTCTCCTACATGGTGGGCATGATCGCCAGCTTCTACAACACGGACGCTGTCTTCATGGCGGTGGGCATCACAGCTGTTGTCTGCTTCACCGTCGTTCTGTTCTCCTTGCAG ACCAAGTATGACTTCACCTCCTGCCACGGCGTGCTCATCGTCTGCCTGGTGGTGCTCATCGTCTTCTCCATCCTGTGCATCTTTATCCAGAACCGCATCTTGCAGATTGTCTACGCCTCCCTCGGAGCCCTTCTCTTCACTTGT TTCCTGGCTGTGGACACTCAGATGATCCTGGGGAACAAGCAGCTGGCCATCAGTCCGGAGGAGTACGTCTTTGCAGCCCTCAACCTCTACACAGACATTATTAACATCTTCCTTTACATCTTGGCCATCATCGGGCGTGCCAAGGAGTAG